From the genome of Azospirillum sp. TSA2s, one region includes:
- a CDS encoding enolase C-terminal domain-like protein: MRPQAPIDEIGVEAFTVPTDRPEADGTLDWDHTTLVVVTAQAGGRQGIGYGYADRPAAQLVAGLLAGRLRGLDAVDINRAWIAMTDAVRNLGRPGIAAMAIAAVDAALWDLKGKLLERPVADLLGRARDGTPAYGSGGFTSYSDETLVEQLAGWAQDGLSAVKMKVGRDAALDVRRVALVRSAIGPATDLYVDANGAYDRKLALAQAGRFAEQRVGWFEEPVSSDDLEGLRLLRDRAPPGMMIAAGEYGYTPIYFRRMLQAGAVDVLQADATRCGVTGFLAAAALAEAFTVPLSAHTAPTLHAQVGCACRPLKNIEYFHDHARIETMLFDGAITPVAGMLTPDRSRPGLGIELKRADAERFRR; encoded by the coding sequence ATGCGCCCGCAGGCCCCCATAGACGAAATCGGCGTCGAGGCGTTCACGGTCCCGACCGACCGGCCGGAGGCCGACGGCACCCTGGACTGGGACCACACCACGCTGGTCGTGGTCACCGCACAGGCGGGCGGGCGCCAGGGGATCGGCTACGGCTACGCCGACCGCCCGGCGGCGCAGCTCGTCGCCGGCCTGCTGGCCGGGCGGCTGCGGGGTCTCGACGCCGTCGACATCAACCGCGCCTGGATCGCCATGACCGATGCGGTGCGCAATCTCGGCCGGCCCGGCATCGCCGCCATGGCGATCGCCGCGGTGGATGCGGCGCTGTGGGACCTCAAGGGCAAGCTGCTGGAGCGGCCGGTCGCCGACCTGCTGGGCCGCGCCCGCGACGGCACGCCGGCCTATGGCAGCGGCGGCTTCACCTCCTATTCCGACGAAACACTGGTCGAACAGCTTGCGGGCTGGGCGCAGGACGGTCTGTCCGCCGTCAAGATGAAGGTTGGCCGCGACGCCGCGCTGGATGTCCGGCGGGTGGCGCTGGTGCGCAGCGCCATCGGTCCCGCCACCGACCTCTATGTCGACGCCAACGGCGCCTATGACCGCAAGCTGGCGCTGGCCCAGGCCGGGCGCTTTGCCGAACAGCGGGTCGGCTGGTTCGAGGAACCGGTGTCGTCGGATGATCTGGAGGGCCTGCGCCTGCTGCGCGACCGTGCTCCGCCCGGCATGATGATCGCCGCCGGCGAGTACGGCTACACCCCGATCTATTTCCGTCGCATGCTGCAGGCCGGCGCGGTGGATGTGCTGCAGGCCGACGCCACCCGCTGCGGCGTCACCGGCTTCCTCGCCGCCGCCGCGCTGGCCGAGGCCTTCACCGTGCCGCTCTCCGCGCATACCGCCCCAACGCTGCACGCCCAGGTCGGCTGCGCCTGCCGGCCGCTGAAGAACATCGAGTATTTCCACGACCATGCCCGCATCGAAACCATGCTGTTCGACGGCGCGATCACCCCAGTGGCCGGCATGCTGACGCCGGACCGGAGCCGCCCCGGCCTGGGCATCGAGCTGAAACGGGCCGACGCCGAGAGGTTCCGCAGATGA
- a CDS encoding sensory rhodopsin transducer, translated as MAKAPIGHTRWAIADNYIPSWSHGPEPEMASHEGLSILNTGDREVEVRITLYFTDREPAGPYKVKVGARRTNHVRMNLLDDPEPVPLGQPFSTVVEADGPVVVQLTRLDSRQAENALLSVIAFAG; from the coding sequence ATGGCCAAGGCACCGATCGGTCACACCCGCTGGGCCATCGCCGACAACTACATCCCGTCCTGGAGCCACGGCCCCGAACCCGAGATGGCCAGCCACGAAGGGCTGTCGATCCTCAACACCGGCGACCGCGAGGTGGAGGTGCGCATCACCCTCTACTTCACCGACCGCGAGCCGGCCGGGCCGTACAAGGTGAAGGTCGGCGCCCGCCGCACCAACCATGTCCGCATGAACCTGCTCGACGACCCCGAGCCGGTCCCGCTCGGCCAGCCCTTTTCCACCGTCGTCGAGGCCGATGGGCCGGTGGTGGTGCAACTCACCCGCCTCGACAGCCGGCAGGCGGAAAACGCCCTGCTCAGCGTCATCGCCTTCGCCGGGTGA
- a CDS encoding FAD-binding and (Fe-S)-binding domain-containing protein, whose amino-acid sequence MSSIDVPALVAALKSRVNGEIRFDDGDRALYATDSSNYREVPIGLVVPFDVEALAEAVRVCHDFGAPITHRGGGTALAGQTTNYTVIIDSSKYCNGFLAIDLDRRLATVEPGIVLDELQKRCRPHGLRFGPDPSTHDHNSIGGMIGNNSAGPHSVVAGVTSHNVESMDIVTYDGLRLSVGWTAEEELDRIIAEGGRKGEIHAKLKALRDRYAGEIRRIYPKIPRRVSGFNLDSLLPDADGRFNLARALVGSEGTCVTILRATLNLIPDPPAKVVLVVGFESVCHAADVVCNVRGFGPDAIEGVDERLTDFMRKKHLHVDDLKLLPDGPSWLFIEFGGDSPDEAAAKARRLEDHLRGRPHVHDMRLVTDPHEQERLWKVRESGLGATAWVPGQKHDTWPGWEDSAVAPENLGAYMRDLLKLYDDYGYKPALYGHFGDGLIHCRVGFGLHTQEEVDRFRRFLNDAAHLVVRHGGTLSGEHGDGQARAELLPIMFGDDLVQAFAEFKAIWDPDNRMNPHKVVHPYAADQQLRLGPRFKPPHLESVFTYPEDGGSLTHALLRCVGVGKCRRHEGGTMCPSFRATREERHSTRGRARLLQEMLQGDPIRDGWRDEAIHDALHLCLGCKGCKADCPVNVDMATYKAEFLHHHYQHRHRPRAAWSMGLIHRWARLLAPVWWAPNLATQTPVFGRLSRAAAGIAPQRPVPTFAAKTFRRSWKPGPDRGRPPVVLWTDSFNNHFTPEPLFAAAEVLDAAGYAVTIPRKNLCCGRPYYDFGRLDDARSTLKQTMAGLRRELDAGAYVVGVEPSCLSVFRDELPNLFPDDPEAKRLSSRSMLLAEFLEKVAHFDPPKLSGPALVHGHCHHKAVFGMACDAAQIRKSGLDARILDDGCCGMAGAFGYEEDKYPVSLAIFDQGLGATLRQAPPDTLLIADGFSCREQVEQLTGRHPLTLAEVLRDALRRRTSHQPAGR is encoded by the coding sequence ATGAGCAGCATCGACGTGCCGGCGCTGGTCGCCGCCCTGAAAAGCCGCGTGAACGGCGAAATCCGTTTCGACGACGGCGACCGCGCGCTCTACGCCACCGACTCCTCCAATTACCGGGAGGTGCCCATTGGCCTCGTCGTGCCCTTCGACGTGGAGGCTCTGGCCGAGGCGGTGCGGGTCTGCCACGACTTCGGCGCCCCGATCACCCATCGCGGAGGCGGGACGGCGCTGGCCGGACAGACCACCAACTACACGGTCATCATCGACAGTTCCAAATACTGCAACGGCTTCCTCGCCATCGACCTCGACCGCCGCCTCGCCACCGTCGAGCCCGGGATCGTGCTGGACGAGCTGCAGAAGCGCTGCCGGCCGCATGGGCTGCGCTTCGGCCCCGACCCGTCGACGCACGACCACAACTCCATCGGCGGCATGATCGGCAACAACTCCGCCGGGCCGCATTCCGTCGTCGCCGGGGTGACCAGCCACAATGTCGAGAGCATGGACATCGTCACCTATGACGGGCTGCGCCTGTCCGTCGGCTGGACGGCCGAGGAGGAGCTGGACCGCATCATCGCAGAGGGTGGCCGCAAGGGCGAAATCCACGCCAAGCTGAAGGCCCTGCGCGACCGCTATGCCGGCGAGATCCGCCGCATCTATCCGAAGATCCCGCGCCGCGTCTCCGGCTTCAACCTCGACTCGCTGCTGCCCGATGCGGACGGCCGCTTCAACCTCGCCCGCGCCCTGGTCGGCAGCGAGGGCACCTGCGTCACGATCCTGCGCGCCACGCTGAACCTGATCCCCGATCCGCCCGCCAAGGTGGTTCTGGTCGTCGGCTTCGAAAGCGTCTGCCACGCCGCCGACGTGGTCTGCAACGTCCGCGGCTTCGGCCCCGACGCCATCGAAGGGGTGGACGAGCGCCTGACCGACTTCATGCGCAAGAAGCACCTGCATGTCGACGACCTCAAGCTTCTGCCCGACGGACCGTCCTGGCTGTTCATCGAGTTCGGCGGCGACAGTCCGGACGAGGCCGCCGCCAAGGCCCGCCGCCTGGAGGACCATCTGCGTGGCCGGCCGCATGTCCACGACATGCGCCTCGTCACCGATCCTCACGAGCAGGAACGGCTGTGGAAGGTGCGTGAATCCGGCCTCGGCGCCACCGCCTGGGTGCCGGGGCAGAAGCACGATACCTGGCCGGGCTGGGAGGATTCCGCGGTGGCGCCCGAGAATCTCGGCGCCTACATGCGCGACCTGCTGAAGCTCTACGACGATTACGGCTACAAGCCGGCGCTCTACGGCCATTTCGGCGACGGGCTGATCCATTGCCGCGTCGGCTTCGGCCTGCACACGCAGGAGGAGGTGGACAGGTTCCGCCGCTTCCTGAACGACGCCGCCCATCTGGTGGTGCGCCATGGCGGCACCCTGTCCGGCGAGCATGGCGACGGGCAGGCGCGGGCGGAACTGCTGCCGATCATGTTCGGCGACGACCTCGTGCAGGCCTTCGCCGAGTTCAAGGCGATCTGGGATCCGGACAACCGCATGAATCCGCACAAGGTCGTGCATCCCTATGCGGCGGACCAACAGCTTCGCCTCGGCCCGCGCTTCAAACCGCCGCATCTGGAGAGCGTCTTCACCTATCCGGAGGATGGCGGCTCGCTCACCCACGCCCTGCTGCGCTGCGTCGGCGTCGGCAAATGCCGGCGGCACGAGGGCGGCACCATGTGCCCCAGCTTCCGCGCCACGCGGGAGGAGCGGCATTCGACCCGTGGCCGGGCCCGCCTGCTGCAGGAGATGCTGCAGGGCGACCCCATCCGCGACGGCTGGCGCGACGAGGCGATCCACGACGCGCTGCACCTGTGCCTGGGCTGCAAGGGCTGCAAGGCCGACTGTCCGGTCAATGTCGACATGGCGACCTACAAGGCGGAGTTCCTACACCACCATTACCAGCACCGCCACCGCCCGCGGGCGGCCTGGAGCATGGGGCTGATCCATCGCTGGGCGCGCCTGCTGGCGCCGGTGTGGTGGGCGCCCAACCTCGCCACCCAGACGCCGGTGTTCGGCCGGCTGTCGCGCGCGGCGGCGGGCATCGCCCCGCAGCGCCCGGTCCCGACCTTCGCCGCGAAGACCTTCCGCCGCTCCTGGAAGCCCGGGCCGGATCGCGGCCGGCCGCCCGTGGTGCTGTGGACCGACAGCTTCAACAACCATTTCACGCCCGAGCCGCTGTTCGCCGCCGCCGAGGTATTGGACGCCGCCGGCTACGCCGTCACCATTCCGCGCAAGAACCTGTGCTGCGGCCGGCCCTATTACGATTTCGGCCGGCTGGACGACGCCAGGAGCACCTTGAAGCAGACCATGGCGGGCCTGCGTCGCGAGCTGGATGCCGGCGCCTATGTCGTCGGCGTCGAGCCGAGCTGCCTGTCGGTGTTCCGCGACGAGCTGCCCAACCTGTTCCCCGACGATCCGGAGGCGAAACGCCTCTCCAGCCGCAGCATGCTGCTGGCCGAATTTCTGGAAAAGGTGGCCCACTTCGACCCGCCCAAGCTGTCCGGCCCGGCGCTGGTGCATGGGCACTGCCACCACAAGGCGGTGTTCGGCATGGCCTGCGATGCGGCGCAGATCCGCAAGAGCGGCCTCGACGCCCGCATCCTCGACGACGGCTGCTGCGGCATGGCTGGCGCCTTCGGCTACGAGGAGGACAAGTACCCGGTGTCGCTGGCGATCTTCGACCAGGGGCTCGGCGCCACGCTGCGGCAGGCGCCCCCCGACACCCTGCTGATCGCCGACGGCTTCTCCTGCCGCGAGCAGGTGGAGCAGCTGACCGGCCGCCACCCGCTGACCCTGGCCGAGGTCTTGCGCGACGCCCTGCGCCGCCGCACATCACACCAACCCGCCGGCAGATGA